One genomic region from Desulfuromonas sp. TF encodes:
- a CDS encoding exonuclease domain-containing protein, with amino-acid sequence MTADQGASPLRRRKSLRSRMIVSLMGLAVLPLLAALTALFFIVRNDIGENQGRQLAQEAEQLAGHLRAELNRYQQAAAALAASSEVKAYLSGTGPLPEEILSSARQSHPGLQRIALVPNGGPTIPGDKPSPDPYSEKTLDYRVVVTDTDGGRLGTLEVFFAPEDLKQFLDVSKKGEGGGAVLFTAGGDRLAGNPSIPVPPYTEDLFKWTTFEADDESYFAGVAAVEPLGSAADRGWFLAVVQPASQVYGHFFSVSGQVAFLLAVFGIMVVTLAWRMADQFLRPILEIRRGAEIVSRINLAHRIELDTGDELEELALEFNLMAENLAKAYDKLEERVREATLTLQEERNRLATVLRTMVDGVVVANEAAETILMNPRARIILGREYTSGIGAPLSRIFPSDRLSFHLKRLRRNWNPGGEAMEEVVFPLIDGKLLKGSLSVIPGPDGERAGFLLVFRDLSAPTEEGNLFEETLREMPQLLRGPVATSRFLVETIQRHREMPEEKQQVFLAAVAEEMDRLGERVTVMEEAAGAAQTPRWSAVPSNPLELVEESLISVTGISVEIEAGGDLIPPVLVEPFSWVASLRCVLQWIARRSSRQVSVAANIRVEDGTVVTTFRIGGSFAGDLAELESLEVCPAGEVPLPLGEAVRRNRGELWTRSSGDSLEVRLALLQAASVPEVRSADGLIEGEPEFYNFDLFLPRPIIEREDLLQANLADLEYVVVDTETTGLQLSRGDKIISISGVRIRRGRVQNADIFNTLVNPGRPIPPESTQIHHIEDHMVADAPSMDEVYPQFMEYVGDAILVAHNAAFDKKCLDMAAAAAGLPQIDNPILDTLLLSYALHQGIEGHSLDAIAERMGITIEGRHTSLGDARAAAQVFLGLLSLLPGREVRTLAEAKSFCDRHLLLRWQSSRF; translated from the coding sequence ATGACGGCTGATCAGGGGGCATCGCCCCTTCGCAGAAGAAAAAGCCTGCGCAGCCGCATGATCGTTTCCCTCATGGGACTGGCTGTACTGCCCCTGCTGGCTGCGCTGACGGCACTGTTCTTCATAGTCCGCAACGACATAGGGGAGAACCAGGGGCGCCAACTTGCCCAGGAGGCGGAGCAACTGGCAGGGCATCTGCGGGCAGAGTTGAACCGTTACCAGCAGGCTGCGGCTGCCCTGGCGGCATCGTCTGAGGTCAAGGCATATCTGTCGGGTACGGGACCTTTGCCGGAAGAGATCCTTTCATCGGCCCGTCAATCCCATCCCGGGCTTCAAAGGATCGCTCTGGTTCCGAACGGCGGCCCCACAATTCCAGGCGACAAACCGTCCCCCGACCCGTACTCCGAGAAGACCCTGGACTACCGGGTTGTGGTGACGGACACCGATGGGGGTCGCCTCGGCACACTTGAGGTTTTCTTCGCTCCGGAAGACCTGAAACAGTTCCTCGATGTGTCGAAAAAGGGGGAAGGAGGGGGCGCGGTTCTGTTCACGGCCGGGGGAGACCGACTGGCGGGAAACCCCTCGATTCCCGTCCCCCCCTACACCGAAGACTTGTTCAAGTGGACAACCTTTGAGGCCGACGATGAGAGCTATTTCGCCGGCGTGGCGGCAGTGGAGCCACTTGGGAGCGCCGCGGATCGCGGCTGGTTTCTCGCCGTGGTCCAACCGGCATCCCAGGTATACGGCCATTTTTTCTCGGTAAGCGGTCAGGTGGCCTTCCTGCTGGCCGTCTTCGGCATAATGGTCGTCACTCTGGCGTGGCGGATGGCGGATCAATTCCTGCGCCCCATCCTGGAGATTCGGCGCGGCGCCGAGATCGTTTCCCGCATCAATCTGGCTCATCGGATTGAGCTTGATACGGGGGATGAGCTCGAGGAGTTGGCCCTTGAGTTCAACCTCATGGCCGAGAACCTGGCCAAGGCCTACGACAAGCTTGAAGAGCGCGTGCGGGAAGCGACCCTGACGCTGCAGGAGGAGCGCAATCGGCTGGCTACCGTGCTTCGCACCATGGTGGACGGTGTGGTCGTGGCCAACGAGGCCGCCGAGACCATCCTGATGAACCCCCGTGCCCGCATAATTCTCGGCCGGGAATACACCTCAGGCATAGGAGCTCCGCTGTCGCGCATCTTTCCCAGCGACCGGCTCAGCTTTCACTTGAAGCGACTTCGCCGGAATTGGAACCCGGGCGGGGAGGCCATGGAAGAAGTGGTCTTTCCACTCATCGACGGGAAGCTTCTCAAGGGATCCCTTTCGGTTATCCCCGGACCCGATGGAGAACGTGCCGGATTCCTTCTCGTATTTCGCGATCTGAGCGCTCCCACCGAAGAGGGGAACCTGTTCGAGGAAACCCTGAGAGAGATGCCCCAACTCCTGAGGGGGCCGGTGGCCACCTCCCGATTCCTTGTCGAGACAATCCAACGGCACCGGGAGATGCCTGAGGAGAAACAACAGGTGTTCCTCGCTGCGGTGGCCGAGGAGATGGATCGCCTGGGCGAGCGGGTGACGGTCATGGAGGAGGCCGCCGGCGCCGCACAGACGCCGCGCTGGTCGGCCGTCCCCTCAAATCCCTTGGAGCTCGTGGAGGAATCCTTGATTTCGGTCACGGGAATTTCGGTAGAGATCGAGGCCGGCGGCGACCTCATCCCCCCTGTTCTGGTGGAGCCGTTCTCCTGGGTGGCCTCCTTGCGGTGCGTCCTTCAGTGGATCGCCCGGAGGAGTTCCCGACAGGTTTCGGTCGCCGCCAACATCCGGGTGGAGGACGGGACCGTAGTTACGACCTTCCGGATCGGGGGTTCTTTCGCCGGCGACCTGGCCGAGTTGGAATCCCTTGAGGTATGCCCCGCCGGCGAAGTGCCTCTTCCCTTGGGAGAGGCGGTGCGAAGAAACCGGGGAGAGCTGTGGACCCGGTCTTCCGGTGATTCCCTCGAGGTGCGGCTGGCCCTGCTGCAGGCAGCCTCCGTTCCCGAAGTTCGCAGTGCGGACGGGCTGATCGAGGGGGAGCCGGAGTTTTACAATTTTGATCTGTTTCTCCCCCGCCCGATTATCGAGCGGGAAGATCTGCTGCAGGCCAACCTTGCAGATCTCGAGTATGTGGTGGTCGACACCGAAACCACCGGACTGCAGCTTTCCCGGGGGGACAAGATCATCAGCATCAGCGGCGTTCGCATTCGCCGGGGGCGGGTCCAAAATGCCGACATCTTCAACACCCTGGTCAACCCGGGTCGGCCCATTCCCCCCGAATCCACACAAATCCACCATATCGAGGACCACATGGTGGCAGATGCCCCTTCCATGGATGAGGTATATCCGCAGTTCATGGAATACGTGGGAGACGCGATCCTGGTTGCTCACAACGCGGCATTCGACAAAAAGTGCCTCGACATGGCCGCAGCCGCTGCGGGGCTTCCCCAGATCGATAATCCGATTCTCGATACCCTGCTGCTTTCCTACGCCCTTCATCAGGGGATCGAAGGACATAGCCTTGACGCCATCGCTGAACGCATGGGGATCACCATAGAGGGACGGCACACTTCCCTCGGTGATGCCCGTGCCGCCGCCCAAGTGTTCTTGGGCCTCCTTTCGCTGCTACCGGGACGGGAAGTGAGGACCCTCGCCGAAGCCAAGAGCTTCTGCGACCGGCATTTGCTGCTTCGCTGGCAGTCATCCCGATTCTAG
- a CDS encoding response regulator transcription factor: MGKKKILAVDDEPNILMSIEFILEMEGYEVHTARDGEEALEVAERVRPDLILLDINMPRKDGYEVCRIIQEREDMSGTKVIMLTAKGQTLERKKGLEVGADEYVTKPFSAADLLEKIRTMIEP, from the coding sequence ATGGGAAAGAAAAAGATTCTTGCAGTGGATGATGAGCCCAACATCCTGATGTCCATTGAATTCATTCTGGAGATGGAGGGGTACGAGGTCCATACTGCCCGGGATGGGGAGGAGGCCCTGGAAGTGGCCGAGCGCGTGCGGCCGGATCTGATTCTCCTGGACATCAACATGCCCCGGAAAGATGGCTACGAGGTATGCCGAATCATCCAGGAGCGGGAGGATATGAGCGGGACGAAAGTAATCATGCTGACGGCCAAGGGCCAGACCCTCGAGAGGAAGAAGGGGCTTGAGGTAGGGGCGGACGAGTACGTAACGAAACCGTTCAGCGCTGCGGACCTGCTCGAGAAGATCCGAACGATGATCGAACCATGA